In Vigna unguiculata cultivar IT97K-499-35 chromosome 3, ASM411807v1, whole genome shotgun sequence, a single genomic region encodes these proteins:
- the LOC114175650 gene encoding tobamovirus multiplication protein 1 isoform X1 has product MSGFRDAHCFPRLVLVVNLALAFLHALVASLAFFQLMRIHLRNAQLGLTRQKVFHLLIGSSNLGYVLYLALTLVASCKGWTFWSHSCGFMFMAFPKVLFFAAFLLLLSFWVDLCHQADDDDDYEGSFCENPLLEKTSNESNIANIDSHRKCFPLRLSRVGNRQKIVILVTLLVFITMMAFALVIWIGIGNNPIDSEVTAQVYLDLSAIGMILLGGALACYGILLCLKMSKVRAEKPSSEMWKVAGLTIVSVLCFTSSSCVELLTDIPMQYSWHQQRLNDAYTSLILVLYYFVGSSIPSAVILWVMRELPPAEAAGVPEESRTITFVADSSIAIHHPQRWTTATSMQNQGDHVSLLPS; this is encoded by the exons ATGTCGGGATTCAGAGACGCTCACTGTTTTCCGCGTCTTGTCCTCGTTGTGAATCTCGCTCTCGCTTTTCTTCACGCTCTCGTTGCTTCCCTTGCCTTCTTTCAG TTGATGAGGATTCACTTGAGAAACGCGCAGCTTGGTTTGACTCGGCAAAAA GTGTTCCATCTGTTGATCGGCTCTTCTAACTTGG gTTATGTCCTTTATTTGGCATTGACACTTGTTGCTTCTTGCAAGGGATGGACCTTTTGGTCACACTCTTGTGGTTTCATGTTTATGG CTTTCCCCAAAGTACTTTTTTTTGCagcatttcttcttcttttatccTTCTG GGTTGACCTTTGCCATCAggcagatgatgatgatgactacGAAGGAAGTTTTTGTGAGAACCCTCTGCTGGAAAAGACATCCAATGAATCAAACATAGCAAACATAGATAGCCATCGAAAGTGCTTTCCTCTTCGGCTCTCTCGTGTTGGAAATCGGCAAAAGATTGTGATTTTG GTTACATTGCTAGTTTTCATTACCATGATGGCATTTGCTTTGGTAATCTGGATTGGTATAGGAAATAATCCCATTGATTCTGAAGTGACAGCTCAG GTATATTTAGATCTTTCTGCTATTGGAATGATTTTGTTGGGAGGAGCATTAGCCTGTTATG GAATCCTATTATGCTTGAAAATGAGCAAAGTGAGAGCCGAGAAACCTTCATCTGAAATGTGGAAG GTTGCAGGTTTAACTATTGTCTCTGTACTATGCTTCACATCAAGTTCATGTGTAGAACTTTTAACTGACATCCCT ATGCAGTATAGCTGGCATCAACAGCGTCTGAATGATGCTTACACCTCTCTTATACTcgttttgtattattttgtgg GTTCATCAATACCTTCAGCAGTGATACTGTGGGTAATGAGAGAATTACCACCTGCAGAAGCTGCTGGCGTACCAGAAGAATCTAGAACAATAACTTTTGTTGCTGATAGTTCAATTGCAATTCATCATCCTCAACGCTGGACTACGGCAACAAGCATGCAGAATCAG GGTGACCATGTTAGCCTGCTTCCAAGCTGA
- the LOC114175650 gene encoding tobamovirus multiplication protein 1 isoform X3 yields MSGFRDAHCFPRLVLVVNLALAFLHALVASLAFFQLMRIHLRNAQLGLTRQKVFHLLIGSSNLGYVLYLALTLVASCKGWTFWSHSCGFMFMAFPKVLFFAAFLLLLSFWVDLCHQADDDDDYEGSFCENPLLEKTSNESNIANIDSHRKCFPLRLSRVGNRQKIVILVTLLVFITMMAFALVIWIGIGNNPIDSEVTAQVYLDLSAIGMILLGGALACYGILLCLKMSKVRAEKPSSEMWKVAGLTIVSVLCFTSSSCVELLTDIPMQYSWHQQRLNDAYTSLILVLYYFVGSSIPSAVILWVMRELPPAEAAGVPEESRTITFVADSSIAIHHPQRWTTATSMQNQISRASPI; encoded by the exons ATGTCGGGATTCAGAGACGCTCACTGTTTTCCGCGTCTTGTCCTCGTTGTGAATCTCGCTCTCGCTTTTCTTCACGCTCTCGTTGCTTCCCTTGCCTTCTTTCAG TTGATGAGGATTCACTTGAGAAACGCGCAGCTTGGTTTGACTCGGCAAAAA GTGTTCCATCTGTTGATCGGCTCTTCTAACTTGG gTTATGTCCTTTATTTGGCATTGACACTTGTTGCTTCTTGCAAGGGATGGACCTTTTGGTCACACTCTTGTGGTTTCATGTTTATGG CTTTCCCCAAAGTACTTTTTTTTGCagcatttcttcttcttttatccTTCTG GGTTGACCTTTGCCATCAggcagatgatgatgatgactacGAAGGAAGTTTTTGTGAGAACCCTCTGCTGGAAAAGACATCCAATGAATCAAACATAGCAAACATAGATAGCCATCGAAAGTGCTTTCCTCTTCGGCTCTCTCGTGTTGGAAATCGGCAAAAGATTGTGATTTTG GTTACATTGCTAGTTTTCATTACCATGATGGCATTTGCTTTGGTAATCTGGATTGGTATAGGAAATAATCCCATTGATTCTGAAGTGACAGCTCAG GTATATTTAGATCTTTCTGCTATTGGAATGATTTTGTTGGGAGGAGCATTAGCCTGTTATG GAATCCTATTATGCTTGAAAATGAGCAAAGTGAGAGCCGAGAAACCTTCATCTGAAATGTGGAAG GTTGCAGGTTTAACTATTGTCTCTGTACTATGCTTCACATCAAGTTCATGTGTAGAACTTTTAACTGACATCCCT ATGCAGTATAGCTGGCATCAACAGCGTCTGAATGATGCTTACACCTCTCTTATACTcgttttgtattattttgtgg GTTCATCAATACCTTCAGCAGTGATACTGTGGGTAATGAGAGAATTACCACCTGCAGAAGCTGCTGGCGTACCAGAAGAATCTAGAACAATAACTTTTGTTGCTGATAGTTCAATTGCAATTCATCATCCTCAACGCTGGACTACGGCAACAAGCATGCAGAATCAG ATATCAAGAGCGAGTCCTATATAA
- the LOC114175650 gene encoding tobamovirus multiplication protein 1 isoform X2: protein MSGFRDAHCFPRLVLVVNLALAFLHALVASLAFFQLMRIHLRNAQLGLTRQKVFHLLIGSSNLGYVLYLALTLVASCKGWTFWSHSCGFMFMAFPKVLFFAAFLLLLSFWVDLCHQADDDDDYEGSFCENPLLEKTSNESNIANIDSHRKCFPLRLSRVGNRQKIVILVTLLVFITMMAFALVIWIGIGNNPIDSEVTAQVYLDLSAIGMILLGGALACYGILLCLKMSKVRAEKPSSEMWKVAGLTIVSVLCFTSSSCVELLTDIPMQYSWHQQRLNDAYTSLILVLYYFVGSSIPSAVILWVMRELPPAEAAGVPEESRTITFVADSSIAIHHPQRWTTATSMQNQSLNNSRPT from the exons ATGTCGGGATTCAGAGACGCTCACTGTTTTCCGCGTCTTGTCCTCGTTGTGAATCTCGCTCTCGCTTTTCTTCACGCTCTCGTTGCTTCCCTTGCCTTCTTTCAG TTGATGAGGATTCACTTGAGAAACGCGCAGCTTGGTTTGACTCGGCAAAAA GTGTTCCATCTGTTGATCGGCTCTTCTAACTTGG gTTATGTCCTTTATTTGGCATTGACACTTGTTGCTTCTTGCAAGGGATGGACCTTTTGGTCACACTCTTGTGGTTTCATGTTTATGG CTTTCCCCAAAGTACTTTTTTTTGCagcatttcttcttcttttatccTTCTG GGTTGACCTTTGCCATCAggcagatgatgatgatgactacGAAGGAAGTTTTTGTGAGAACCCTCTGCTGGAAAAGACATCCAATGAATCAAACATAGCAAACATAGATAGCCATCGAAAGTGCTTTCCTCTTCGGCTCTCTCGTGTTGGAAATCGGCAAAAGATTGTGATTTTG GTTACATTGCTAGTTTTCATTACCATGATGGCATTTGCTTTGGTAATCTGGATTGGTATAGGAAATAATCCCATTGATTCTGAAGTGACAGCTCAG GTATATTTAGATCTTTCTGCTATTGGAATGATTTTGTTGGGAGGAGCATTAGCCTGTTATG GAATCCTATTATGCTTGAAAATGAGCAAAGTGAGAGCCGAGAAACCTTCATCTGAAATGTGGAAG GTTGCAGGTTTAACTATTGTCTCTGTACTATGCTTCACATCAAGTTCATGTGTAGAACTTTTAACTGACATCCCT ATGCAGTATAGCTGGCATCAACAGCGTCTGAATGATGCTTACACCTCTCTTATACTcgttttgtattattttgtgg GTTCATCAATACCTTCAGCAGTGATACTGTGGGTAATGAGAGAATTACCACCTGCAGAAGCTGCTGGCGTACCAGAAGAATCTAGAACAATAACTTTTGTTGCTGATAGTTCAATTGCAATTCATCATCCTCAACGCTGGACTACGGCAACAAGCATGCAGAATCAG AGCTTGAATAACTCCCGTCCGACATGA